The region aaataatataaatgtgtggaaaaaaagctgtgttgCTAATTCATCACCCACTGACAGCTTGCACACAGAATGTCACTGTAGTAGTTCTTGTGTTGGACAGCAAAAGCCTTCCAGACAAATCCCATCCCAGTTAAGAAGACGACTGCATATGGTTATGTTTTTGAAAGTTGAAAGCTGATTATAAtttataatacatttttaaagaagcaCAGTAAGCTAATTACATTTGGGAGAAGACACATTTTAGAGGTTATAAAGATACAACCAGCAATAGGAAAGTCTAACTCCCAATTATGACTCTCAAtgttctttacagaaaaaaaacatttgcttGTGATTTCAGAAGTGGTTTCCATTCAGCAATGCAAAAATTGTTTGAAGTTTCAACGGTTGTTCTCTTCCCTGCTCAGCAAATACTCATGTTAAATGCTTTTACAACATGTAAAAATACTGCAGCCATAGGGTTGGGTCTCCTACGAGCCCTTCCCCAGTCACTAAACTCTTTCTCAAACTCAGAGTTGAAGAGTCATGATCCAAGTGCCCAGTGACAAAGGCTCGACCCTCAAAACAACTGTCTGACAActgtaaggaagaaattataAAGGGGTATCTTTTACAAATTACTAGCAGGGGTAAAAAGACCTGCACAACAGGAATATTCTCATAAAAACAGCATGAATTATTTACATCAGCAGCACTACTAAACCAGGTCATTTTCCAATACACTATTGTTGGTCAAAACATGACCATCAGCAGCAGACTGCCCACACACCAGGACAGGATCACATCTCTGAGATGGAACAGTGCTCAAATTCTCTGACAATCACTTCAGAGAGGATCTGTCACTGCCAGATTAGGAGAGCGAGGTTACACATAGATCATACTTAAACctgcagaaaaaacaacaaaagcagctacgatgagaaaaaaatgcacagctgTCAAGTAAGAATTGGAAATACCACTTTTgctaaaatcaaacaaaaaaaaacccaaacctgcaaACCACCACAGTATCAAAACTAAGACTTAATCCCCAGGAGGAAGCATGGCTGGGGGATCTGTAGGGCTGTGCAACACCGAGGGAGTACGTTCAACCAGAGAGGGAAACGGTTGAACGACTATATACTACCACATCCTCTGCTGGCTGACCCActcagcagggccagccccaaATTTCCAGGAATGGCAAGTCAAAGGCTCGTGGTGAAGTGCAgaaggcagctccaggagatgCTGCAACCTCAAGCAAACACGAGACCCCTTTTCACACCTGGCTTCTCACCATTACCACAGAAGACAGTAGGAATGGTGTGAATGATCAGCTGTCTGAAGACAGAGCAAATCAAACACTTGTACTTCACAGGTGACATTCCAAACCTGGTTTCCATCCTTTGCTTTTCAAGCTTGTCAAgcagaaaacctttaaaaaccCTTCAGTCAAGGCAAATGGCTTCATAATAAGGGAAGTTAACAACTAAAATGTTACACTTTTACCACCTGTCACATccaagaacagaaacaaaaacattttcatactCATCAGTGAGTTAGGTAAAAAAGTAATCTAAATTGGAGGTGTGTGAGGAGACCTGTCATCCCAGAGACTTAGCCAGGCAGGGATGGCAAGGATTTCCATGACTGGAGACATTGCATGAGCGGGTCAGAGCCAATTCTCATGTCCAACACTGACACCACAACTCCAGTAAAAACCCAGTCGTAATCCTGGAATTACACAGGagtaaaaacaacaaagaaatgaTTACTGAATAAACCTTTACCTCTGCTCGCTGCGTGCGGGGCAGAAGAGACGACTTTTCAATGGCGTAAACATCCACGAGGTAGAGTCGTGCTCCTTGCTCCCTGTCCAGAATGGCAGCGGTCTGGATGACCCCAGTGTGGCGCCCGATGGTGAAGAGGCGCCCGAGGCTCCTGTCATCGCACCGAACGGACACGATGTAATACTCCACCTGGGCCTCGGAGCCCCGCGGGCTCGCCGCTTCCAGGGATATCACGTTTGTCCCGATGGGCTCGCCCTCCTTCAGGATGGTGATGTATTTCGGCTGGGTGAAAACAGGCCCGTCAACTCCTTGCAGGATTATAGTCATCTCAGTGGTGGATTTTCTCCTTTCGGGGCCCAGGTCGGTGGCAGAAACGATGAGATTGTAGATGAGCTGAGATGGCACCAACGCTGAGGCTACTCTTAAATCTCCGCTGTAGCGATCCACAATGAAGGTTTCGGTATCTCCATTGACTATCTCATACTCCACCTCCCCATTGGCACCCTCATCAGGATCCGCAGCGATAATTGTGGTTAGGATTGAACCGATCACAACCGAGGGGTCGGCTGCGAGGGCGTTTTGGGACACAAACACAGGGACATTGTCATTTTGATCCGTCACCAGAATGGTCACGTTCTTGAGAGCAAATCGCCTGGACTCCACAGGAACGGCTTGATCCGTGGCTTTGACTGTTAACTCAAAGAGATTGGCAAACTCCCGATCGATTTCAGCATTGGTAAATATCGTCCCTCTCACCTCGTCTATACGGAAGTGATTACCCCTTGGCATCTGCTGGATGATAGCATACGTTAGCTGCCCATTAATATCCGCATCTGGATCGTGAGCAGTCACGGAAATGACAGAGCTACCCACAGGAACGTTCTCAACAATTGATTTAAAGATGTCTCCCGGAGGAAAATGAGGAGGGTTATCATTGAAATCCCTAACATGTATGACCACCGACATCGTGGAAGACCGTGGGGGCCTTCCTTGGTCTTTTGCTGTTATATTTAGCTTATACAGAGATTGCGTCTCAAAGTCCAGTTTCTTGGCAAGGAAAATACTCCCAGTGCTGGGACTGATGCTAAAGGTCCCGTGATTGTTTGTCCCCGTGATGCTGTAGTGGAGGTCAGCGTTGTCACCCGAATCGGAATCAGTGGCAGTGACAGATGACACAAGTTCACCAACCCTCATATTTTCTAAGACATCCACTAGCAAGGTTGCTTTAGGGAAGGAAGGGCTGTTGTCATTTTCATCCAAGACATCAATGCTCAACATGCAAGTTGAACTTAGGGAAACAGCTCCAGAGTCTACTGCTTGGATGACAAGGGAATACGATGCGGTAGTCTCATGATCTAGTCTGCCTACTAAGGTCACTtggcctgtgctgctgtctATTGCAAACTGACCTTCTTCATTTCCCTTGATTACAGAGTAGTGAATCAACCCATTAACCCCTTCATCAACATCCGAGGCAGAAACTCTCAGCACCTGTGTCAGATTTGCTGCCAATTCTGATATAGTAGCTTGGTAAAGATCTTTCAAAAATTTGGGGGCGTTATCATTGATGTCTTTCATGTAGATCTGTACAGTTGCCTGATCCTTCAGAGGCTTTGGCAACCCCTGATCTGTTGCTATTACTGTGAGACTAAATACTGCAGCCCCCCTCTGTCTCATGAGAGCTTCTCTGTCAAATTGATGAGTGCTTCTGATTTCCCCCGTAACTGTGTTCAGCTCAAAATCTGGCTGCATATGCTCAAATGAATACCTGACCTCACCATTCGGCCCAAAGTCTTTATCTACAGCATTTATTTTACCCACATAAGACCCACCTCTCTGTTcctcttcaaaataaaacacatagTTGGTACTGTTAAACAGGGGTCTGTTATCATTTACATCCTCCAGAATCACAGTAACATTCACAGTTGCATTAAGTGGCTCTACTGCTCTATCACAGGCAACAACCAGTAAAACATATCTTTCCTGAAGTTCACGGTCCAGTTCACTTTTTATATACAGCTGACCATCTGGGAATATGCCAAAGGCATCCCCAGCATTTCCTTCAATTATACTGTAAGCTATTTCACCGTTCACTCCCGAGTCTTTGTCAGAAGCCTGTACCTTAAAGAACCTGGAATTCACAGGCTCTGACTCCAAAATAGTAATTTCATAGGAAAGCTGGTCAAACACAGGCGGGTTATCATTTACATCATGGACAGAGACAGTCAGGATAAAGTTGGAGGACAGCTGAGGCACCCCCATATCTGAGGCCAGGATTTCAACCTGGTAAGACCCAGCATTTATGTCAAGAGGCCCCATTAAGCTTATAGCACCAGTTTGTTCATTGATTGAGAACAAGCCCTTTGGGTTTTGCTTAAGGCTGTAAAGGACCACGCCATTAACACCTTCATCAGGATCAAGAGCTTTGGCCTGAAATATGGTATGCCCAGCTTTCCAGTTCTCAACAACATTTACACTTTCCACCACGTGAACAAAGTGTGGGGAATTGTCATTCAAATCTTTGACAGTTATATTGACCACAGCATCACCAGTTATCGCTCCACCTCTAGCAACCACCTTCAGCTGGTAAAATGCCTGCTCCTCCCTGTCAATAATACTAGCTGTGGTGATCTGCCCCGTCACCCTGTTGATGGCAAACACGCCCCTCTGGTCACCTGTTGTAATGAGGTAACTGATGTTGGTGTTGAGGTCCATGGTGGAAGCAAAAACAGTCCCTACGTGGTAACCCAGGGCAACGTTTTCAAAGACAACAAAACTGTACGTGCCCTGGCTGAAAACAGGGGGGTTGTCCTGTGTGTCCAAGACAGTGATGGTTACAATGGCTTGGTTCTGCGACTGAAGATGGCCACCGTCAGTGGCCACGATCTGCAACTGGTAAGCAGTTTTCTCCTCCCTGTCAAGGGCTATTTTTGTTGTGATGACCCCTGTCTGCCCATGGACCTGAAACCTGGAGGTATCTCCAGCTGAGATGCTGTACTTGACTGTCCCGTTGGGTCCCAGATCAGGGTCTGTGGCAGACACGGTGGTCACATAGGTTCCAGCTGGCTCATTTTCTTGGATATGGGCAAAATACTGAATGGGATAAAACACAGGGCTATTGTCATTCACATCCAGGATGGTCACGTTAACTCGGGCCATCGAAGACAGGGGAGGAGAGCCCAAATCAGTAGCCAAGACCTGCAAGGAGAAGTGAGACTGCTCCTCCCGGTCCAGCTGTGAGATGGTGCTGAGCTTGCCTGAAATCGGGTCCAAGCGAAACACCTGGCGAGGGGTCACAGAGGAGGGGCCAACCGCTGCCAGCGCTGGCTCAGCTTCCTGCAGGGAGAAGCGGACAGTCCCATTGTCCCCCAGGTCCCCATCAGTGGCACTCAGGACAAGCAGCTCAGTTCCTGATGGGGAGTTTTCAGCCAAGGACACCTGGTAACCCTCAGGCTGACTGAAGCGAGGCTTGTTGTCATTGACATCCAGGATGGTCACCACCAGCTGTGCATAGGAGAATTTGGGCTGCACCCCCTGATCACGGGCACTGATGTTGAGCACCACCTGAGAAGCAGTCTCCCGGTCcagcctgctggagctggatgtGCCTGCAGCATGGCCGGCAGTGCCACCCTCGGGGACAGCCGTGGTGACCAGCCCGCTGTGCTCGCTGATGCGGAACCAGCCCAGCTCGTTGCCCGAGACAATGCTGTACTTGAGGTTGGCGTTGAGGCCCGAGTCACGGTCTGTGGCACTGAGGCCCCGCACGTAACTGCCCAGGGGCACGTCCTCACTGATGTTCACCCCGTACACGGACTGCCCGAAGACAGGCGGGTGGTCATTGATGTCGTTCACAAAGATCACCAGGCTGGCGACCGAGGAGCGGCTCACGGGAGCTGCCACCGCTCCGTCGGGGGAAAAGACGGAAGTGGGGGAGCCTGGAGGTGGCGGTGGGGCCCCGTAGTTATCCGCTACTGCCACGGTAAGGTTGTAAGCCGGGATGCGCTCCCGGTCCAGCGCAGCCGCCACCTTGATAAGGCTGAGGTTGGGTACCTTGCTGCTGTGCACCTCAAAGTGCCGCTGCTCGTTTCCTGCCAGGATGGACACAGAGATGTTCCCGTTGGCCGCAGGAGAGTCGGCATCGCTCACCGTCAGCAGGGCCACCACTGTGCCGGGGGCCGCGTTCTCATCCACGGAGGCAAACCGGGAGGTGGCCGGGAAGTAGCGGAACTTCACGCGGGGCTCGTTGTCATTGACGTCGAGCAGATGGATGACGGCCTCGGCCCGGCCACTCAGCGCCGGCACGCCGCGGTCCATGGCCTGGACCGTCAGCGAGTACTGCTGCCGCATCTCATAGTCCAGGCGCTCACGGATGCGGATCACCCCGCTCTCGGGATCCACCTCGAAGGGGAGGCTGCCAGCCCCGTCCCCAGCACCGCTGCCGCCGCCATCGCCTCCTTCCAGGCGGTAGCGGATGTCGGCGTTGGTGCCCTCGTCAGCATCAGCCGCAGTGACCTGGAGAACACTGGCCCCCACGGGCGCATCCTCAGGCACTCGTGCCTGGTAAAGCGTCTGGCTGAAGATGGGTGGGTTGTCATTGATATCCTGGACGGTGACATTGACCTGAAGGTAACCCCGCCGACGGGGCTCGCCCTTGTCCTCCACCTGCACCAACAGCTGGTAGGTGGGGGTGGCCTCCCGGTCCAGCCCTCCACGGGAAACCAGGTGCAAGAAAGCTCCCTCACCGCTGGGGTTAAGGGTGATGTTGAGGCGGAAGCGGCCCTCCTCGTTGCCGGCCACAATCCGATAGGAGCCGTGGTCAACCCCATTGGTGCCGCTGTCGGCGTCAGTGGCGGTGTCCAGGATCAGCTGGCGCCCGCTGCCCGTGTCCTCCTTGAAAGTCACCACGATGGAGGGGTCGGGGAAGACGGGCGCGTTGTCGTTGAGGTCGAGCACCAGGACGCGCACCTCGCTGGGGTAGGTGGGCTGGCTGGAGAGCACCACCAGGTCCACCACGTCGCTGGCCAGGCTCTCGCGGTCGATGGTGGCGCGGGTGTGCAGGGCGCCCGAGGTGGCGTTGATGGCGAAGAGCTCGTGGTGCTCGCTCAGGCGGTAGGTGAAGCCGGGCCGGGTGGCGATGGTGCCCACCCAAGTGCCGGGcggctgctcctccagcacccGGAACACCTGGCGCGGctccgcggcggcggcggcgctccccagcggcggcagcagcggcagcagcagcgacagcagcagcggcggcggcggcccgcgggcggcgggggggcgGCCCATGGCGACCCGGGGGCGCAGCGCCCCGAGGGGGCGGCCCGGCGCAGCCGCTCGCCCCGCTGCCCTGCGCTGCCCGCCGCCTCTCTCGGCACCCGCGGACGCTGCGCTCCGGACGCGGACGGGAGCGGacccggcggggccgcgctcaCGGGACGCTCCGGCTCTGCCTCTGCCgccgctcctcccgccgccgctccggggctggggggcggccgggggcgcCGCGCCGCATCGCCGCTCGGCAGCCGCCGCCGCTACCGCCGGGGCCCCCGCGGCCCGCCGCTCCcgcgccctgcccgccgccccgccggcaTGCCCGTGCGCACGGCGGCCGAGCCGCTCCGCGATCCGCGGCCGCCCGGACCCAACTTTGCCCGGCGCTCATGGATCCCGGCCCTCTTGACGCCCGGGCCGGCTCCCCCCACGGGCGCCCATTGGCCGCCGAGgcgcgccgccccgccccggcccgcccccgcACCTGAggggccgccccgccgggcccgggaCGGGCGGGCAGCGGGCCGGAGCCCCCGGCCGCGCCGGCAGCGGGCAGCGCCTCCGCCGGGAGGCTCCCGCCTGGAGCGGGGAGCGGGCCGGGAGCCTGGCGGCTGCGCCCAGCGGGTCGGGCTGCCCCGCGCACCGGGGGACGGCGCTGCGGCGGGCGCCGCTTACTTTGGAGGCAGTTGTGGATAACTTGCGGGACCCGTTATCCCGGGAAGATGCGGCGCTGGGCGCGCCTCCCGCGGGCCGGCAGCGCCCTCTGCCGTCACCGCCCGGCGCCGCTCTCGGCACCGGGCAGCATCGCCGGAGCATCGCACGGCAGCCCGACCGAAATCCCAAAAAACAGAGGGAGCTCCTTCTCCCTGCGGTGACTCAGCCAGcaaaagttttaatttaattttgtatgaGTTCATCTTTAAATACAACCAAGGTGGTAAATCTATACGCAACAAATCTATAGATAGCAATTGAAGTGACAAAGTAAATCTAGCGATTAAAGTGACAAGGTAAATCCAACATAGCCGCGTAACAGATCAGCAAATCACAGAGTTTATTTATCCTTGTGAGGGAGTTAATGAACCCGCTAGTGTATTTTCCAGCATGGAAAAGTcgggaaagggagaaaagaagtggggggaaaaaaagtaggaGAGTGTAGAAGGATGTCAAAGGCAGTTCGTTCTCTGCCAGTACCCTGGATATGATTAAAGAAATGGCGATCAAATAAACATTAGCATCAATCTTGACTGGGAACAGTAAGGAAGAGGTGGTTCCTGTTCAGTATTGTCATCTTAACACAAAGGGATGCCTTGGGCCAGCAATTCCTGCAATCCCTGTTTCCTCTAGGGATGGAACCTCACACCCGCTGCCAGCCCGGACCGCGTGGGCACAGCAGCGAGCTGTGAGGAACGCTGAGGCTGGGAGGCTGGTGCCCAACACCTCTCCCTACATGCCAGTGCTGTGGTGGCAGGTAATCTCTCCTCTGCCACACCGCTGCCCTCCGCCCCTATTTAGCTTTTTCGTTTTTCAGCCTTTGCTACCGACCTGGAGAAGGGCTGTTGTGTCTCGAAGCGCTCTGCTTTTCCTAGCTGCACTACTCCAGTGGGAGATAAGTCATCCGCCAACTATTGTTGGTGTAAACACCTCCTCCTGTCTTGCGAGGAGCAGGGCGATGAATCATTGGGACAATCGGGGACGGATCACCCGCGCTGTCGCCCGCCGGGATCCGCAGCGCTGTCGCGCTCTGCGCCAGTTCTTTGATATTTATCTCCACCTAGAGGCGAGCATCGACCCTTGCCTGCAGCCACCAATTCGCCGGGTGTTCTCGAAAGGTGCTTCCTTTACTTCTGGTACAAAAAACTCTCGCATTTCAGACGAGCCAGCAAAACCCAACAGTGACACAGTATTCACGAAGAGATAAGATTATatgggctggaggaggaggattaCCAACATAAATTAACATCAGCCTTTACTAGAACAGGTCTTTGAGCATTCACCATATCTTAATCACTGGAGTGTTTTCCTCACTACATGGGATTTTTCACATCTGCTAGATTTGACTttcaaatccaaaacacagcacgGAGAAAGGTACTTTGGTTCTTTCCCTAATTAATAGGTCAGAATGAATCACTGGCCAAACTGTTTTTCATGTGGAACAGGCACAGTCTTGTCCTGACATTGttaaagcttttctgtgccCATAGTTTGTGCTCCTCTCTGAGTTCTTCTCTCAAATGTCAAAATAAGAAATGCATGCGTCAAAAGTATGGAAATTCAAATATATGAGGGCAAAAGATCAGCCTTTAAATACCGTACATCAGAGGTAAGCAAAATGGCTAAAATTCTgggcaagaaagaaaacaggagaatATCTAGACAATAGATTTTAAAACACctatttttggtttgtttttttagggGGGATTTTTTTACTACTCTAGAACGTCATAAGTAATGTCTGTCAATATTAGATCCCAGAATTATTGTATGTGCCCCTTGCATTATATTAACACAGAATAATATATTGCAAAGTTTTGCAACACATGagaattaatcagaaaaaatcaATTTGCTATTTTACAGGCCAtgtaatttaatatttgaaattatataaATGATCTGATGTGATAAATGTAAATATCTCAGAATTTCTTCAAAAACATAATTTGCTTAAAACTTTTGTACTGTagatgtaaaaatgtttttctagaTGAGTcattcacaaaagaaaaaagaacaccCTTCAACTTCTTTAAATTCCTTAAGTGTTTCAATATATCAAAATTCCATTTCATAGGATTCAGaaagttgctttttttaaatccaaatgTTTATAAAATTTTTTACAAAACCTTACAGACAATTTTCAGTTACGAAAATAATTacaggtaatttttaaaaataatgttctcatttttttttttattgtgagcTATTCCAAATGTAGCCAAACTTAGAAGATGTTTTA is a window of Sylvia atricapilla isolate bSylAtr1 chromosome 4, bSylAtr1.pri, whole genome shotgun sequence DNA encoding:
- the LOC136360029 gene encoding protocadherin Fat 4-like — translated: MGRPPAARGPPPPLLLSLLLPLLPPLGSAAAAAEPRQVFRVLEEQPPGTWVGTIATRPGFTYRLSEHHELFAINATSGALHTRATIDRESLASDVVDLVVLSSQPTYPSEVRVLVLDLNDNAPVFPDPSIVVTFKEDTGSGRQLILDTATDADSGTNGVDHGSYRIVAGNEEGRFRLNITLNPSGEGAFLHLVSRGGLDREATPTYQLLVQVEDKGEPRRRGYLQVNVTVQDINDNPPIFSQTLYQARVPEDAPVGASVLQVTAADADEGTNADIRYRLEGGDGGGSGAGDGAGSLPFEVDPESGVIRIRERLDYEMRQQYSLTVQAMDRGVPALSGRAEAVIHLLDVNDNEPRVKFRYFPATSRFASVDENAAPGTVVALLTVSDADSPAANGNISVSILAGNEQRHFEVHSSKVPNLSLIKVAAALDRERIPAYNLTVAVADNYGAPPPPPGSPTSVFSPDGAVAAPVSRSSVASLVIFVNDINDHPPVFGQSVYGVNISEDVPLGSYVRGLSATDRDSGLNANLKYSIVSGNELGWFRISEHSGLVTTAVPEGGTAGHAAGTSSSSRLDRETASQVVLNISARDQGVQPKFSYAQLVVTILDVNDNKPRFSQPEGYQVSLAENSPSGTELLVLSATDGDLGDNGTVRFSLQEAEPALAAVGPSSVTPRQVFRLDPISGKLSTISQLDREEQSHFSLQVLATDLGSPPLSSMARVNVTILDVNDNSPVFYPIQYFAHIQENEPAGTYVTTVSATDPDLGPNGTVKYSISAGDTSRFQVHGQTGVITTKIALDREEKTAYQLQIVATDGGHLQSQNQAIVTITVLDTQDNPPVFSQGTYSFVVFENVALGYHVGTVFASTMDLNTNISYLITTGDQRGVFAINRVTGQITTASIIDREEQAFYQLKVVARGGAITGDAVVNITVKDLNDNSPHFVHVVESVNVVENWKAGHTIFQAKALDPDEGVNGVVLYSLKQNPKGLFSINEQTGAISLMGPLDINAGSYQVEILASDMGVPQLSSNFILTVSVHDVNDNPPVFDQLSYEITILESEPVNSRFFKVQASDKDSGVNGEIAYSIIEGNAGDAFGIFPDGQLYIKSELDRELQERYVLLVVACDRAVEPLNATVNVTVILEDVNDNRPLFNSTNYVFYFEEEQRGGSYVGKINAVDKDFGPNGEVRYSFEHMQPDFELNTVTGEIRSTHQFDREALMRQRGAAVFSLTVIATDQGLPKPLKDQATVQIYMKDINDNAPKFLKDLYQATISELAANLTQVLRVSASDVDEGVNGLIHYSVIKGNEEGQFAIDSSTGQVTLVGRLDHETTASYSLVIQAVDSGAVSLSSTCMLSIDVLDENDNSPSFPKATLLVDVLENMRVGELVSSVTATDSDSGDNADLHYSITGTNNHGTFSISPSTGSIFLAKKLDFETQSLYKLNITAKDQGRPPRSSTMSVVIHVRDFNDNPPHFPPGDIFKSIVENVPVGSSVISVTAHDPDADINGQLTYAIIQQMPRGNHFRIDEVRGTIFTNAEIDREFANLFELTVKATDQAVPVESRRFALKNVTILVTDQNDNVPVFVSQNALAADPSVVIGSILTTIIAADPDEGANGEVEYEIVNGDTETFIVDRYSGDLRVASALVPSQLIYNLIVSATDLGPERRKSTTEMTIILQGVDGPVFTQPKYITILKEGEPIGTNVISLEAASPRGSEAQVEYYIVSVRCDDRSLGRLFTIGRHTGVIQTAAILDREQGARLYLVDVYAIEKSSLLPRTQRAEDYDWVFTGVVVSVLDMRIGSDPLMQCLQSWKSLPSLPG